The Flavobacterium commune genome contains a region encoding:
- a CDS encoding alpha-galactosidase: MREKRQTYKRNQIGFLFSLIICVCNLTAQTVIPVATKNNLLLMQTDNSNRLRIIYFGKPLANESEYKAVAANYNYDESNAGIYNSAYTPAGTWNLSEPAIQVKHADGNTSLELKYISHKKEQIDANVAVTSILLKDPVYPFEVTLFYKVWEKENVIEQWTEIKHKEKKPVVLQKYASANLYFANKDFYLTSFQGEYLKEMQPVETKLSQGIRTVDSKLGTRAMLLQTPNFILSFGKSASENEGTVMLGQLAWSSNFKLDFEIDSHKNLRFIAGINPFASEYSLVPNETFKTPSLIYALSNNGTGEASRNLHDWARKYRVLDGQGERLTLLNNWEATYFDFDENKIKALFEDAKDLGVDMFLLDDGWFGNKYPRNNDDAGLGDWQENKKKLPNGLGYLVREAKKEGVKFGIWIEPEMVNPRSELYEKHLDWVIRQPERPEIYYRNQMVLDLSNPEVQDFVFGIVDDLFVKNPELAFIKWDCNAVIYNAYSAYLNKKGVPQSNLYVDYVKGLYKVLQRIRAKYPKVPMMLCSGGGGRADYEFLKYFTEFWPSDDTEPIERIFLQWDYSYFFPSITTDNHVTDWGKQPLKFRVDVASMGKLGFDIVAGELDTNDKIFCKEAINNYNSFKDIVWHGDMFRLVNPHENDISALMYVSKDKSKAIVFNYLVNNRFSITATKRPVVFNGLDANKRYTVKEINLYPGVSSTFSSDKVFTGDFLMKAGFNPNVTLKRTSVVLEVNEVK, from the coding sequence ATGAGAGAGAAAAGACAAACTTATAAAAGGAACCAAATAGGATTTCTTTTTAGTTTGATTATTTGTGTTTGCAATTTAACAGCACAAACAGTCATTCCTGTTGCTACCAAAAATAATTTGTTGTTGATGCAAACAGACAATAGCAATAGATTGCGAATCATTTATTTTGGAAAGCCACTTGCCAACGAAAGCGAGTACAAAGCCGTCGCGGCAAATTATAATTATGATGAATCCAATGCCGGAATTTATAATTCGGCTTATACGCCTGCGGGAACCTGGAATCTGTCTGAACCTGCTATTCAGGTCAAACATGCCGATGGAAATACGTCGTTGGAATTAAAGTATATAAGTCATAAAAAAGAACAAATAGATGCTAATGTAGCTGTTACCAGTATTCTTCTCAAAGATCCTGTTTATCCGTTTGAAGTGACTTTGTTTTATAAAGTTTGGGAAAAAGAGAATGTAATCGAGCAATGGACCGAAATAAAACACAAGGAGAAAAAGCCGGTTGTATTGCAAAAATATGCCTCGGCTAATTTATATTTTGCCAATAAAGATTTTTATCTCACGAGTTTTCAGGGAGAATATTTAAAAGAAATGCAGCCTGTTGAAACTAAACTTTCACAGGGAATAAGAACGGTGGATTCTAAACTGGGAACCAGAGCAATGTTGTTACAAACGCCTAATTTTATCTTGTCATTTGGTAAATCGGCTTCCGAAAATGAAGGGACGGTTATGTTGGGACAACTGGCATGGAGCAGTAATTTTAAATTGGATTTTGAAATTGATTCGCATAAAAATCTCCGTTTCATTGCAGGAATCAATCCATTTGCTTCCGAATATTCGTTGGTTCCAAACGAAACTTTTAAAACTCCTTCGTTAATTTATGCTTTATCGAATAACGGAACCGGAGAAGCGAGTAGAAATTTACATGATTGGGCAAGGAAATATCGGGTATTGGACGGTCAGGGCGAACGTTTGACTTTGTTGAATAACTGGGAGGCGACTTATTTTGATTTTGATGAAAATAAAATCAAAGCTTTGTTTGAAGATGCCAAAGATTTGGGTGTCGATATGTTTTTATTGGACGATGGCTGGTTTGGGAATAAATACCCACGAAATAATGATGATGCAGGATTGGGTGACTGGCAGGAAAATAAAAAGAAGTTGCCAAACGGATTGGGATATTTAGTAAGAGAAGCTAAAAAAGAAGGAGTGAAATTTGGTATTTGGATTGAACCTGAAATGGTAAATCCAAGGAGTGAATTGTATGAAAAACATTTGGATTGGGTAATACGGCAGCCCGAAAGACCTGAGATTTATTATAGAAATCAGATGGTGTTGGATTTGTCGAATCCCGAGGTCCAGGATTTTGTCTTTGGAATAGTGGATGATTTGTTTGTGAAAAATCCCGAATTGGCGTTCATTAAATGGGATTGTAATGCGGTTATTTATAATGCCTATTCGGCTTATCTCAATAAAAAAGGAGTTCCTCAATCTAATCTGTATGTCGATTATGTCAAAGGATTGTATAAAGTGCTGCAACGTATTCGTGCCAAATATCCAAAAGTACCTATGATGCTGTGTTCCGGTGGTGGTGGCCGTGCTGATTATGAGTTTTTAAAATATTTCACCGAATTTTGGCCTAGTGATGATACCGAGCCTATAGAACGTATATTTTTACAATGGGATTATTCGTATTTCTTTCCATCAATCACAACCGATAATCATGTTACCGATTGGGGAAAACAACCGCTGAAATTTAGGGTAGATGTGGCCAGTATGGGTAAGCTGGGATTTGATATTGTAGCAGGTGAATTAGATACTAATGATAAAATATTTTGCAAAGAAGCTATTAATAATTACAATTCATTCAAAGATATTGTATGGCATGGCGATATGTTTCGTTTGGTTAATCCGCATGAAAATGATATTTCAGCATTAATGTATGTGAGTAAGGATAAAAGCAAAGCAATTGTATTTAATTATTTGGTGAACAATAGATTCAGCATTACGGCTACTAAACGGCCGGTCGTTTTTAACGGTCTGGATGCTAATAAACGTTACACGGTAAAAGAAATCAACCTTTATCCTGGCGTAAGTTCGACATTTTCTTCCGATAAAGTATTTACAGGAGATTTTTTAATGAAAGCAGGCTTTAATCCTAATGTTACGTTGAAAAGAACAAGCGTAGTGCTGGAAGTAAATGAGGTGAAATAA
- a CDS encoding carbohydrate kinase family protein, translating into MKKKQALNVVCFGEVLWDVFPTHKKIGGAPLNVALRMNSIGVASTIISKIGNDENGKDIIKYIEDHNMSSSLIQVDSDYMSGVVHVMINEKGNASYDIHYPSAWDKIVVNSAVEKQVSEADAFVFGSLICRDEISRASLFSLLKKAKYKVLDANLRAPYYTTEVLIELMFKADFIKLNDEELYEISQKLESPYNSFEQNIKFIAEKTNTKQICVTKGAFGAVLYYNEKFYYNSGYFVKVVDTVGAGDSFLATLIVRLLKGKSPQKSLNYACAIGALVAGQEGANPKISDKEIKKFMMV; encoded by the coding sequence ATGAAAAAGAAACAAGCATTAAATGTTGTTTGCTTTGGAGAAGTTTTATGGGATGTTTTTCCAACGCATAAAAAAATTGGCGGAGCACCTTTGAATGTGGCATTGAGAATGAATTCTATAGGAGTTGCTTCGACTATAATTAGTAAAATTGGAAATGATGAAAATGGGAAAGATATAATCAAATATATCGAAGATCACAATATGAGTTCCAGTTTGATACAAGTAGATTCTGATTATATGAGTGGAGTAGTTCACGTAATGATTAATGAAAAAGGGAATGCTTCTTATGATATTCACTATCCCTCAGCATGGGACAAAATTGTTGTCAATTCAGCAGTTGAAAAGCAAGTCAGTGAAGCCGATGCTTTTGTTTTTGGTAGTTTAATTTGTCGGGACGAAATTTCAAGGGCAAGTTTGTTTTCTCTTTTAAAAAAGGCAAAGTATAAAGTTTTGGATGCCAATTTGAGAGCACCATATTATACTACCGAAGTACTTATCGAATTGATGTTCAAGGCCGATTTTATAAAGCTTAATGATGAAGAGTTGTATGAGATAAGTCAGAAGTTAGAATCTCCCTATAATTCTTTTGAACAGAATATTAAATTCATTGCCGAAAAAACAAATACTAAGCAAATTTGTGTGACCAAAGGTGCCTTTGGGGCCGTTTTGTATTATAATGAGAAATTTTATTATAACAGTGGTTATTTTGTAAAAGTGGTAGATACTGTTGGGGCAGGAGATTCTTTTTTAGCTACCTTGATAGTAAGATTGCTAAAAGGAAAATCGCCGCAGAAATCGTTGAACTATGCCTGTGCCATAGGAGCATTGGTTGCAGGGCAGGAAGGAGCTAATCCTAAGATTTCGGATAAGGAAATAAAGAAGTTTATGATGGTTTGA